From Brassica oleracea var. oleracea cultivar TO1000 chromosome C3, BOL, whole genome shotgun sequence, a single genomic window includes:
- the LOC106332009 gene encoding uncharacterized protein LOC106332009 — MEMEKPMGFCSMLERSFGSTWLRLEEDHGSPFGPSELRHMGRISRSWLKTFVCLPCVNLGIVIGPVTCIILEYGCHRSGGAHSHQQTDQEVTERLSTASAGLNLVNKENAMKILR, encoded by the exons ATGGAGATGGAAAAGCCGATGGGGTTTTGTTCCATGCTAGAGAGGTCCTTTGGGTCTACATGGCTTAGGCTTGAGGAGGATCACGGATCACCATTCGGTCCTTCCGAGTTGAGGCATATGGGAAGGATAAGTAGATCATGGCTCAAAACATTTGTCTGCCTCCCGTGTGTTAATCTTGGGATTGTGATCGGCCCTGTTACATGTATAATACTAGAGTATGGGTGTCACAGATCAGGAGGAGCGCATTCTCATCAACAAACAGATCAGGAAGTCACAG AGAGATTGAGCACAGCTTCTGCAGGCTTAAACCTGGTCAACAAG GAGAATGCCATGAAAATTCTAAGATAG
- the LOC106332008 gene encoding uncharacterized protein LOC106332008 isoform X2 codes for MASSSRIDYEIISDPLNPRCVVACFNYSIFGEVTEEDKLLLERIRGKEDDTSPKYTDQEERNLINKQIRKSQGFDVDFSKFRCLFDFYPSFLDECHSTLITETDRQFFGRLAQDSIADYNVREGTSFEFVEVEKANLYRNKGYIYFITFVAKDSCDKTKVFQAKVCNVFCREIEHSFCRLKPGQKECDEDSKRVVKKPKYNTRSNKRLGVITNVS; via the exons ATGGCTTCATCGAGTAGAATAGACTACGAAATCATCAGTGATCCGTTAAATCCTAGATGCGTGGTTGCATGCTTTAACTACTCTATCTTTGGAGAAGTGACCGAGGAGGATAAACTTCTGTTGGAGAGGATCCGAGGGAAAGAGGACGATACGAGTCCAAAGTACACAGATCAAGAGGAGCGCAATCTCATCAACAAACAGATCAGGAAGTCACAG GGATTTGACGTGGATTTTTCCAAGTTCCGATGCCTTTTCGATTTCTACCCTTCGTTTCTTGATGAATGCCATTCAACCTTAATAACAGAAACCGATAGGCAGTTTTTCGGAAGATTGGCTCAGGATTCCATTGCAGATTACAACGTTAGAGAG GGGACCAGTTTTGAATTTGTTGAGGTCGAGAAAGCAAATCTGTACAGGAATAAAGGATACATTTACTTCATCACGTTTGTAGCCAAGGATTCTTGTGACAAGACCAAAGTCTTTCAAGCTAAGGTCTGCAATGTTTTCTGTAGAGAGATTGAGCACAGCTTCTGCAGGCTTAAACCCGGTCAGAAAG AATGCGATGAAGATTCTAAAAGAGTTGTGAAAAAACCAAAGTATAACACAAGATCGAACAAGCGTTTGGGTGTCATTACCAATGTGTCTTAG
- the LOC106332008 gene encoding uncharacterized protein LOC106332008 isoform X1: MASSSRIDYEIISDPLNPRCVVACFNYSIFGEVTEEDKLLLERIRGKEDDTSPKYTDQEERNLINKQIRKSQGFDVDFSKFRCLFDFYPSFLDECHSTLITETDRQFFGRLAQDSIADYNVREGTSFEFVEVEKANLYRNKGYIYFITFVAKDSCDKTKVFQAKVCNVFCREIEHSFCRLKPGQKEECDEDSKRVVKKPKYNTRSNKRLGVITNVS; this comes from the exons ATGGCTTCATCGAGTAGAATAGACTACGAAATCATCAGTGATCCGTTAAATCCTAGATGCGTGGTTGCATGCTTTAACTACTCTATCTTTGGAGAAGTGACCGAGGAGGATAAACTTCTGTTGGAGAGGATCCGAGGGAAAGAGGACGATACGAGTCCAAAGTACACAGATCAAGAGGAGCGCAATCTCATCAACAAACAGATCAGGAAGTCACAG GGATTTGACGTGGATTTTTCCAAGTTCCGATGCCTTTTCGATTTCTACCCTTCGTTTCTTGATGAATGCCATTCAACCTTAATAACAGAAACCGATAGGCAGTTTTTCGGAAGATTGGCTCAGGATTCCATTGCAGATTACAACGTTAGAGAG GGGACCAGTTTTGAATTTGTTGAGGTCGAGAAAGCAAATCTGTACAGGAATAAAGGATACATTTACTTCATCACGTTTGTAGCCAAGGATTCTTGTGACAAGACCAAAGTCTTTCAAGCTAAGGTCTGCAATGTTTTCTGTAGAGAGATTGAGCACAGCTTCTGCAGGCTTAAACCCGGTCAGAAAG AAGAATGCGATGAAGATTCTAAAAGAGTTGTGAAAAAACCAAAGTATAACACAAGATCGAACAAGCGTTTGGGTGTCATTACCAATGTGTCTTAG
- the LOC106332709 gene encoding uncharacterized protein LOC106332709 isoform X6, which translates to MASSSRKDYEIISDPFDPRCVVACFIRLQRQTDKEKLLLERIRGKEDSTSQKYTDQEERSLINEQISKSQFFGRLAQESIAAYNIREGTSFEFVEVEKANLYRNKGYIYFITFVAKDLCDQTKVFQAKVCNVFCREIEHSFCRLKPGQQVECKEDSKRVVKKPRYNTRSNKRACRCH; encoded by the exons ATGGCTTCATCGAGTAGAAAAGATTACGAAATCATCAGTGATCCGTTCGATCCACGATGTGTGGTTGCATGCTTTATACGTCTCCAACGACAGACCGACAAGGAGAAGCTTCTGTTGGAGAGGATCCGAGGGAAAGAGGACAGTACGAGTCAGAAGTACACAGATCAGGAGGAGCGCAGTCTCATCAACGAACAGATAAGTAAGAGCCAG TTTTTCGGAAGATTGGCTCAGGAATCCATTGCAGCTTACAACATTAGAGAG GGGACCAGTTTTGAATTTGTTGAGGTCGAGAAAGCAAATCTGTACAGGAATAAAGGGTACATTTACTTCATCACATTTGTAGCCAAGGATCTTTGCGACCAGACCAAAGTCTTTCAAGCTAAGGTCTGCAATGTTTTCTGTAGAGAGATTGAGCACAGCTTCTGCAGGCTTAAACCAGGTCAACAAG TAGAATGCAAGGAAGATTCTAAGAGAGTTGTGAAGAAACCAAGGTATAATACAAGATCGAACAAGCGTGCGTGCCGATGTCATTAA
- the LOC106332709 gene encoding uncharacterized protein LOC106332709 isoform X3, whose translation MASSSRKDYEIISDPFDPRCVVACFIRLQRQTDKEKLLLERIRGKEDSTSQKYTDQEERSLINEQISKSQGFDVDFSMFRCLFNFYPLFLDENNSTLIRETDRQFFGRLAQESIAAYNIREGTSFEFVEVEKANLYRNKGYIYFITFVAKDLCDQTKVFQAKVCNVFCREIEHSFCRLKPGQQVECKEDSKRVVKKPRYNTRSNKRACRCH comes from the exons ATGGCTTCATCGAGTAGAAAAGATTACGAAATCATCAGTGATCCGTTCGATCCACGATGTGTGGTTGCATGCTTTATACGTCTCCAACGACAGACCGACAAGGAGAAGCTTCTGTTGGAGAGGATCCGAGGGAAAGAGGACAGTACGAGTCAGAAGTACACAGATCAGGAGGAGCGCAGTCTCATCAACGAACAGATAAGTAAGAGCCAG GGCTTTGACGTCGATTTTTCCATGTTCCGATGCCTTTTCAATTTCTACCCTTTGTTTCTCGATGAAAACAATTCAACCTTAATAAGAGAAACTGATAGGCAGTTTTTCGGAAGATTGGCTCAGGAATCCATTGCAGCTTACAACATTAGAGAG GGGACCAGTTTTGAATTTGTTGAGGTCGAGAAAGCAAATCTGTACAGGAATAAAGGGTACATTTACTTCATCACATTTGTAGCCAAGGATCTTTGCGACCAGACCAAAGTCTTTCAAGCTAAGGTCTGCAATGTTTTCTGTAGAGAGATTGAGCACAGCTTCTGCAGGCTTAAACCAGGTCAACAAG TAGAATGCAAGGAAGATTCTAAGAGAGTTGTGAAGAAACCAAGGTATAATACAAGATCGAACAAGCGTGCGTGCCGATGTCATTAA
- the LOC106332709 gene encoding uncharacterized protein LOC106332709 isoform X9, which translates to MCGCMLYTSPTTDRQGEASVGEDPRERGQYESEVHRSGGAQSHQRTDKQFFGRLAQESIAAYNIREGTSFEFVEVEKANLYRNKGYIYFITFVAKDLCDQTKVFQAKVCNVFCREIEHSFCRLKPGQQVECKEDSKRVVKKPRYNTRSNKRACRCH; encoded by the exons ATGTGTGGTTGCATGCTTTATACGTCTCCAACGACAGACCGACAAGGAGAAGCTTCTGTTGGAGAGGATCCGAGGGAAAGAGGACAGTACGAGTCAGAAGTACACAGATCAGGAGGAGCGCAGTCTCATCAACGAACAGATAA GCAGTTTTTCGGAAGATTGGCTCAGGAATCCATTGCAGCTTACAACATTAGAGAG GGGACCAGTTTTGAATTTGTTGAGGTCGAGAAAGCAAATCTGTACAGGAATAAAGGGTACATTTACTTCATCACATTTGTAGCCAAGGATCTTTGCGACCAGACCAAAGTCTTTCAAGCTAAGGTCTGCAATGTTTTCTGTAGAGAGATTGAGCACAGCTTCTGCAGGCTTAAACCAGGTCAACAAG TAGAATGCAAGGAAGATTCTAAGAGAGTTGTGAAGAAACCAAGGTATAATACAAGATCGAACAAGCGTGCGTGCCGATGTCATTAA
- the LOC106332709 gene encoding uncharacterized protein LOC106332709 isoform X8, translating into MCGCMLYTSPTTDRQGEASVGEDPRERGQYESEVHRSGGAQSHQRTDKETDRQFFGRLAQESIAAYNIREGTSFEFVEVEKANLYRNKGYIYFITFVAKDLCDQTKVFQAKVCNVFCREIEHSFCRLKPGQQVECKEDSKRVVKKPRYNTRSNKRACRCH; encoded by the exons ATGTGTGGTTGCATGCTTTATACGTCTCCAACGACAGACCGACAAGGAGAAGCTTCTGTTGGAGAGGATCCGAGGGAAAGAGGACAGTACGAGTCAGAAGTACACAGATCAGGAGGAGCGCAGTCTCATCAACGAACAGATAA AGAAACTGATAGGCAGTTTTTCGGAAGATTGGCTCAGGAATCCATTGCAGCTTACAACATTAGAGAG GGGACCAGTTTTGAATTTGTTGAGGTCGAGAAAGCAAATCTGTACAGGAATAAAGGGTACATTTACTTCATCACATTTGTAGCCAAGGATCTTTGCGACCAGACCAAAGTCTTTCAAGCTAAGGTCTGCAATGTTTTCTGTAGAGAGATTGAGCACAGCTTCTGCAGGCTTAAACCAGGTCAACAAG TAGAATGCAAGGAAGATTCTAAGAGAGTTGTGAAGAAACCAAGGTATAATACAAGATCGAACAAGCGTGCGTGCCGATGTCATTAA
- the LOC106332709 gene encoding uncharacterized protein LOC106332709 isoform X2, with translation MASSSRKDYEIISDPFDPRCVVACFIRLQRQTDKEKLLLERIRGKEDSTSQKYTDQEERSLINEQISCFYFCLNKGFDVDFSMFRCLFNFYPLFLDENNSTLIRETDRQFFGRLAQESIAAYNIREGTSFEFVEVEKANLYRNKGYIYFITFVAKDLCDQTKVFQAKVCNVFCREIEHSFCRLKPGQQECKEDSKRVVKKPRYNTRSNKRACRCH, from the exons ATGGCTTCATCGAGTAGAAAAGATTACGAAATCATCAGTGATCCGTTCGATCCACGATGTGTGGTTGCATGCTTTATACGTCTCCAACGACAGACCGACAAGGAGAAGCTTCTGTTGGAGAGGATCCGAGGGAAAGAGGACAGTACGAGTCAGAAGTACACAGATCAGGAGGAGCGCAGTCTCATCAACGAACAGATAA GTTGTTTTTACTTTTGTTTAAATAAGGGCTTTGACGTCGATTTTTCCATGTTCCGATGCCTTTTCAATTTCTACCCTTTGTTTCTCGATGAAAACAATTCAACCTTAATAAGAGAAACTGATAGGCAGTTTTTCGGAAGATTGGCTCAGGAATCCATTGCAGCTTACAACATTAGAGAG GGGACCAGTTTTGAATTTGTTGAGGTCGAGAAAGCAAATCTGTACAGGAATAAAGGGTACATTTACTTCATCACATTTGTAGCCAAGGATCTTTGCGACCAGACCAAAGTCTTTCAAGCTAAGGTCTGCAATGTTTTCTGTAGAGAGATTGAGCACAGCTTCTGCAGGCTTAAACCAGGTCAACAAG AATGCAAGGAAGATTCTAAGAGAGTTGTGAAGAAACCAAGGTATAATACAAGATCGAACAAGCGTGCGTGCCGATGTCATTAA
- the LOC106332709 gene encoding uncharacterized protein LOC106332709 isoform X5 — MASSSRKDYEIISDPFDPRCVVACFIRLQRQTDKEKLLLERIRGKEDSTSQKYTDQEERSLINEQISCFYFCLNKGFDVDFSMFRCLFNFYPLFLDENNSTLIRETDRQFFGRLAQESIAAYNIREGTSFEFVEVEKANLYRNKGEIEHSFCRLKPGQQECKEDSKRVVKKPRYNTRSNKRACRCH, encoded by the exons ATGGCTTCATCGAGTAGAAAAGATTACGAAATCATCAGTGATCCGTTCGATCCACGATGTGTGGTTGCATGCTTTATACGTCTCCAACGACAGACCGACAAGGAGAAGCTTCTGTTGGAGAGGATCCGAGGGAAAGAGGACAGTACGAGTCAGAAGTACACAGATCAGGAGGAGCGCAGTCTCATCAACGAACAGATAA GTTGTTTTTACTTTTGTTTAAATAAGGGCTTTGACGTCGATTTTTCCATGTTCCGATGCCTTTTCAATTTCTACCCTTTGTTTCTCGATGAAAACAATTCAACCTTAATAAGAGAAACTGATAGGCAGTTTTTCGGAAGATTGGCTCAGGAATCCATTGCAGCTTACAACATTAGAGAG GGGACCAGTTTTGAATTTGTTGAGGTCGAGAAAGCAAATCTGTACAGGAATAAAGG AGAGATTGAGCACAGCTTCTGCAGGCTTAAACCAGGTCAACAAG AATGCAAGGAAGATTCTAAGAGAGTTGTGAAGAAACCAAGGTATAATACAAGATCGAACAAGCGTGCGTGCCGATGTCATTAA
- the LOC106332709 gene encoding uncharacterized protein LOC106332709 isoform X7 translates to MASSSRKDYEIISDPFDPRCVVACFIRLQRQTDKEKLLLERIRGKEDSTSQKYTDQEERSLINEQISKSQESIAAYNIREGTSFEFVEVEKANLYRNKGYIYFITFVAKDLCDQTKVFQAKVCNVFCREIEHSFCRLKPGQQVECKEDSKRVVKKPRYNTRSNKRACRCH, encoded by the exons ATGGCTTCATCGAGTAGAAAAGATTACGAAATCATCAGTGATCCGTTCGATCCACGATGTGTGGTTGCATGCTTTATACGTCTCCAACGACAGACCGACAAGGAGAAGCTTCTGTTGGAGAGGATCCGAGGGAAAGAGGACAGTACGAGTCAGAAGTACACAGATCAGGAGGAGCGCAGTCTCATCAACGAACAGATAAGTAAGAGCCAG GAATCCATTGCAGCTTACAACATTAGAGAG GGGACCAGTTTTGAATTTGTTGAGGTCGAGAAAGCAAATCTGTACAGGAATAAAGGGTACATTTACTTCATCACATTTGTAGCCAAGGATCTTTGCGACCAGACCAAAGTCTTTCAAGCTAAGGTCTGCAATGTTTTCTGTAGAGAGATTGAGCACAGCTTCTGCAGGCTTAAACCAGGTCAACAAG TAGAATGCAAGGAAGATTCTAAGAGAGTTGTGAAGAAACCAAGGTATAATACAAGATCGAACAAGCGTGCGTGCCGATGTCATTAA
- the LOC106332709 gene encoding uncharacterized protein LOC106332709 isoform X4 encodes MASSSRKDYEIISDPFDPRCVVACFIRLQRQTDKEKLLLERIRGKEDSTSQKYTDQEERSLINEQISCFYFCLNKGFDVDFSMFRCLFNFYPLFLDENNSTLIRETDRQFFGRLAQESIAAYNIREGTSFEFVEVEKANLYRNKGEIEHSFCRLKPGQQVECKEDSKRVVKKPRYNTRSNKRACRCH; translated from the exons ATGGCTTCATCGAGTAGAAAAGATTACGAAATCATCAGTGATCCGTTCGATCCACGATGTGTGGTTGCATGCTTTATACGTCTCCAACGACAGACCGACAAGGAGAAGCTTCTGTTGGAGAGGATCCGAGGGAAAGAGGACAGTACGAGTCAGAAGTACACAGATCAGGAGGAGCGCAGTCTCATCAACGAACAGATAA GTTGTTTTTACTTTTGTTTAAATAAGGGCTTTGACGTCGATTTTTCCATGTTCCGATGCCTTTTCAATTTCTACCCTTTGTTTCTCGATGAAAACAATTCAACCTTAATAAGAGAAACTGATAGGCAGTTTTTCGGAAGATTGGCTCAGGAATCCATTGCAGCTTACAACATTAGAGAG GGGACCAGTTTTGAATTTGTTGAGGTCGAGAAAGCAAATCTGTACAGGAATAAAGG AGAGATTGAGCACAGCTTCTGCAGGCTTAAACCAGGTCAACAAG TAGAATGCAAGGAAGATTCTAAGAGAGTTGTGAAGAAACCAAGGTATAATACAAGATCGAACAAGCGTGCGTGCCGATGTCATTAA
- the LOC106332709 gene encoding uncharacterized protein LOC106332709 isoform X1 has translation MASSSRKDYEIISDPFDPRCVVACFIRLQRQTDKEKLLLERIRGKEDSTSQKYTDQEERSLINEQISCFYFCLNKGFDVDFSMFRCLFNFYPLFLDENNSTLIRETDRQFFGRLAQESIAAYNIREGTSFEFVEVEKANLYRNKGYIYFITFVAKDLCDQTKVFQAKVCNVFCREIEHSFCRLKPGQQVECKEDSKRVVKKPRYNTRSNKRACRCH, from the exons ATGGCTTCATCGAGTAGAAAAGATTACGAAATCATCAGTGATCCGTTCGATCCACGATGTGTGGTTGCATGCTTTATACGTCTCCAACGACAGACCGACAAGGAGAAGCTTCTGTTGGAGAGGATCCGAGGGAAAGAGGACAGTACGAGTCAGAAGTACACAGATCAGGAGGAGCGCAGTCTCATCAACGAACAGATAA GTTGTTTTTACTTTTGTTTAAATAAGGGCTTTGACGTCGATTTTTCCATGTTCCGATGCCTTTTCAATTTCTACCCTTTGTTTCTCGATGAAAACAATTCAACCTTAATAAGAGAAACTGATAGGCAGTTTTTCGGAAGATTGGCTCAGGAATCCATTGCAGCTTACAACATTAGAGAG GGGACCAGTTTTGAATTTGTTGAGGTCGAGAAAGCAAATCTGTACAGGAATAAAGGGTACATTTACTTCATCACATTTGTAGCCAAGGATCTTTGCGACCAGACCAAAGTCTTTCAAGCTAAGGTCTGCAATGTTTTCTGTAGAGAGATTGAGCACAGCTTCTGCAGGCTTAAACCAGGTCAACAAG TAGAATGCAAGGAAGATTCTAAGAGAGTTGTGAAGAAACCAAGGTATAATACAAGATCGAACAAGCGTGCGTGCCGATGTCATTAA
- the LOC106332709 gene encoding uncharacterized protein LOC106332709 isoform X13, whose product MCGCMLYTSPTTDRQGEASVGEDPRERGQYESEVHRSGGAQSHQRTDKNPLQLTTLERGPVLNLLRSRKQICTGIKERLSTASAGLNQVNKNARKILREL is encoded by the exons ATGTGTGGTTGCATGCTTTATACGTCTCCAACGACAGACCGACAAGGAGAAGCTTCTGTTGGAGAGGATCCGAGGGAAAGAGGACAGTACGAGTCAGAAGTACACAGATCAGGAGGAGCGCAGTCTCATCAACGAACAGATAA GAATCCATTGCAGCTTACAACATTAGAGAG GGGACCAGTTTTGAATTTGTTGAGGTCGAGAAAGCAAATCTGTACAGGAATAAAGG AGAGATTGAGCACAGCTTCTGCAGGCTTAAACCAGGTCAACAAG AATGCAAGGAAGATTCTAAGAGAGTTGTGA
- the LOC106332709 gene encoding uncharacterized protein LOC106332709 isoform X10: MASSSRKDYEIISDPFDPRCVVACFIRLQRQTDKEKLLLERIRGKEDSTSQKYTDQEERSLINEQIKKLIGSFSEDWLRNPLQLTTLERGPVLNLLRSRKQICTGIKERLSTASAGLNQVNKNARKILREL, from the exons ATGGCTTCATCGAGTAGAAAAGATTACGAAATCATCAGTGATCCGTTCGATCCACGATGTGTGGTTGCATGCTTTATACGTCTCCAACGACAGACCGACAAGGAGAAGCTTCTGTTGGAGAGGATCCGAGGGAAAGAGGACAGTACGAGTCAGAAGTACACAGATCAGGAGGAGCGCAGTCTCATCAACGAACAGATAA AGAAACTGATAGGCAGTTTTTCGGAAGATTGGCTCAGGAATCCATTGCAGCTTACAACATTAGAGAG GGGACCAGTTTTGAATTTGTTGAGGTCGAGAAAGCAAATCTGTACAGGAATAAAGG AGAGATTGAGCACAGCTTCTGCAGGCTTAAACCAGGTCAACAAG AATGCAAGGAAGATTCTAAGAGAGTTGTGA
- the LOC106332709 gene encoding uncharacterized protein LOC106332709 isoform X11 has protein sequence MASSSRKDYEIISDPFDPRCVVACFIRLQRQTDKEKLLLERIRGKEDSTSQKYTDQEERSLINEQISSFSEDWLRNPLQLTTLERGPVLNLLRSRKQICTGIKERLSTASAGLNQVNKNARKILREL, from the exons ATGGCTTCATCGAGTAGAAAAGATTACGAAATCATCAGTGATCCGTTCGATCCACGATGTGTGGTTGCATGCTTTATACGTCTCCAACGACAGACCGACAAGGAGAAGCTTCTGTTGGAGAGGATCCGAGGGAAAGAGGACAGTACGAGTCAGAAGTACACAGATCAGGAGGAGCGCAGTCTCATCAACGAACAGATAA GCAGTTTTTCGGAAGATTGGCTCAGGAATCCATTGCAGCTTACAACATTAGAGAG GGGACCAGTTTTGAATTTGTTGAGGTCGAGAAAGCAAATCTGTACAGGAATAAAGG AGAGATTGAGCACAGCTTCTGCAGGCTTAAACCAGGTCAACAAG AATGCAAGGAAGATTCTAAGAGAGTTGTGA
- the LOC106332709 gene encoding uncharacterized protein LOC106332709 isoform X12 translates to MASSSRKDYEIISDPFDPRCVVACFIRLQRQTDKEKLLLERIRGKEDSTSQKYTDQEERSLINEQIKKLIGSFSEDWLRNPLQLTTLERGPVLNLLRSRKQICTGIKERLSTASAGLNQVNK, encoded by the exons ATGGCTTCATCGAGTAGAAAAGATTACGAAATCATCAGTGATCCGTTCGATCCACGATGTGTGGTTGCATGCTTTATACGTCTCCAACGACAGACCGACAAGGAGAAGCTTCTGTTGGAGAGGATCCGAGGGAAAGAGGACAGTACGAGTCAGAAGTACACAGATCAGGAGGAGCGCAGTCTCATCAACGAACAGATAA AGAAACTGATAGGCAGTTTTTCGGAAGATTGGCTCAGGAATCCATTGCAGCTTACAACATTAGAGAG GGGACCAGTTTTGAATTTGTTGAGGTCGAGAAAGCAAATCTGTACAGGAATAAAGG AGAGATTGAGCACAGCTTCTGCAGGCTTAAACCAGGTCAACAAG TAG